From Calliphora vicina chromosome 3, idCalVici1.1, whole genome shotgun sequence:
gtacatgttgtttttgtacatgttgtagttctgtcgtcacctttcgtaaattcgccttgatgccgcaattatttgtaatttcttattagcaaaaaacaaagaatttttaattgaaattggatatttttgttGAACTACTTTTACGAATGCAAGGAGAAATAAAgacatattaaatttaaatacaaggtTTAGGAGTTTTCTTGTCATAAATAAACAACGTGCCACATTCGTGTTAAGAATGTCTGCTGAGTTGCCCAGCATATCCGAAGAGCCCAGTTCATCTAATCCCAGTGAGGTATGTATGCAGTTACTACTGGATTAAACAATGTGTTCTTTATTGGATTGTGTACCTTTACTCTCTTAGACACAGAAAGCCGAAGTTAAACACGATAAAACCTTCTCACGTTATCGTTCATTGATTGTTACCGAGTGTGGCTTGAAGGTAACCACaactgaaaattatttgaaacgCTTGCAAAATTTGCGCAAAGAATTGAACTACATTAACGAAACCGACTGGATGTATGATTCATTGGATAGAAAGAACAATTCTTAAGGCGTCCTTGTACCTTGTATTTATATcatactgtatgtatgtattgaatGTAGTTTAGTAGTATCAGACGCAACAAGTGGACGGACAATGATAtcgattttaagaaatttatgggTTTCGAGAGAAGCTCACAAAAAAGAACTGGCCGAAAAACTTGAAGAAGAACAAACAAAACTTGATCTTGAAATTGACAAGGAGAATATCAACCACAATGCAGAACCAATATCGTGTATGAAAAATGTTATACAGTCATCATCAATATCATCAAATCCAATTGCTGAGCAGGAACAAagtggagaaaaaaaatgttttaaacgtACTGGTAAGTATGGGAAGAGTATTGGCCAAAGGATAcagttaaatatttactttgtgtgCAGGCATCATAACTGCTTTGAAGAGTAACCATGGCACAATTGATCATGGCATATTCTTTGACATGAGTGTGGCCTTATCGGTAGCCAGCGAATTGAAAATAGGATGTCGAGTTGAATATTTGGCTTATAAACACCAGGAGACCGATCATATAAAAGTGATTAAGATTGATCAAGTTATCGACCAGTATTGGGATGAAGAAACACCAACAGAACAAAAGGTAGGCTAGTAAGTAATAGATTTTTTGAGCTAGCTTTCATGATTTTTTCTGCATTTAGATTGAAGCAAAGATTAAAGAATTAAAGACTGAGCAACCGACATTTTTCAATACGCATCAGCGCAACATTTTGGGCTTAATTGCCGAACGAAAGCCGGATTCTATAATAGTCGATACGGACTATAAAACGATGAACATCCATTTGGACAGTGTTGAAATTGATTTCGTTCCTAAGGAGGGTGACCGCGTGTATGTTTGTTGTAATGTTCAGAGTGACGAACACTTTGTTGATCGAAATGGCGAAATACTGGAGGAGGTCAGTGTACATCCTGCGCGCCTTatgaaaagtgaaaaatgtaCCGTAAAGCGTCTAAATTCTGATTGGGGTGTCCTTAATCAAGATGCGTACTTTACGTTTGATATTCTTCCCACAGCCTGCAAATTAAATTTAGGTGACATCGTCAGCGCCGATCTCATTGAATGTGAAAGGGtgagtaaataaataaagatcaCTAGGGGAGATACTTTTGAATTTAACTAGCAGAGactcattttatattttttaacaattaacattttttaaaaaatccactTTGTAAAATCACAACTTTTtaacaaatcaattttttttaattttacgaaattttaattttttacaaaattacctTAGAATTTATTATTGTGGAATTAATTCCATATTTCGCTTCTTCAAAAATAGTAAAgcgaaaatttcaattttcaaagtgaaattttggaaaagttgaaaatgttcaatcaattttaaaaaacgctgtgaaatttaaatttgaaatacagaattatttttgaattaacaaataaCACGGAAtgtgaagaacctaaaacgaaatcgatcggaataaaaactacggaatggaaaccattatttgttatttagagtgatttatattttataacacaaTTTGGGTGTTTTGATTATATGAAAGATTTATTTTCGGTTTCTAGTATTGAATTTATTCTTCAGAAACATTGCAAAAGGAGAtttctaattatttatattattttaatcacTAGGGCGAATATGTTTGGCGCTGCATTAGGCTAAAAGTTTTGGAACAATTTTACGATCCACAAGTCAACGGCAACACAATACGTTTAGAACGACGTTCTGAAAATCGTGCCATCACAGTTAGTCCCGATATAAACTGTGTGTTTGACTCGTTATTTCAAGAGCAGGAAGTAGAATGCATCTGTACGAACAACTGTGACCGGATTTTTCGCGGTCATATAGAGTTTGTGGGACGTAAGAGTAAAACTCAAGTGCGTTTAATAGATCCTGAACCGGGAGTTTCATTCGTCTTAGAACCGAATACAAAGCGCTCTATACGATTTAAAGTCGAGTCGAAAGAACTCGGCCAAAGCAATGAACAATtcgttatacaatttgaaacGTTTCGTATAAAGCGCAGTATTTCAATAGTTGTCTGTGAAACTGAGGCAGAAGCTGAAGCTATTAAGCAAAATTTGGCTATTGAAGTAGAAGTGGATCGTAATGCCAATACACCAGTTGTGGGGGGCCGCAATCAAACGTATAGATCACGCCATTATGCTAATCAGGTAAGTAAAAATGAAACAGTTTTAGATTAACGAATTCACAGCACTTTAATAATTTCAGATTTGGTCAAATCGCGGTGAAGTCGTACCAGGTGTAGGAATTGCCCCTAAACGACGTTTCGTTGCTAGGCGCATTGGTTACTTTGAAGTTCCGGAACGTTTacgaaaaatgtatttaacttGTGAAAATAAACAAGACATGCTGGACAACATTGAACAAATGTTTCCTAGCATACAGCAAGATCTTAGCATGACCAACTATGCAGCTCGTTTTCAAACGTTAATCTACCTAGAAGAAATCGAGTGTTTTGTAAACTTTCGCAATTATGACCGTGAACGTGCTCATTTCACAAGAGATGGCGAATATTTATCGCTTGCTATTGATAATTTATGTGAGCGACGTCCTTCATTGGTACTGGGTGATGTGGTGCGTGCGATAAACCCCTGGAGTGATAGAGATTTGGATAACCGTAGTTATGATGGCGTTATACACAAGGTTCTCTTTAACAGGGTATTACTAAAATTCAATACGGGATTTCAACAAAAGTACAATGGAGAAGATTATCgcttagaattttatttttcacgaTTTGGCTTTCGTAAACAGCATTTTGCCGTCGAACGTGTTGTCAAACATCTCGGTGAAAAGTTTCTCTTTCCCTCTAATGTGAATATGCGCGATCATCCTCAACTGGATGTACAGTTGGATGCAGAGAACAATATTATTTCGCAAGATAGATCTTACAAATGGTATAACGAATCATtaaataacatacaaaaaatggctgtatttaaaattcttcgTGGAGAAGTACAAAATATGCCATATGTCATATTTGGACCACCAGGCACAGGCAAAACTATTACTCTAGTTGAAGCCATACTCCAGCTGGTTAAAAACTTGCCTAGTTCACGTCTTCTAGTGGGAACACCTTCAAACAGTTCAGCGGATTTAATTACAACTCGTTTAATAAAAAGTGGAGATCTTTGTGCTGGTGATTTTATACGTCTTGTATCACAAAACCATATTGAAAAGGAACTAGTGCCAGAACATCTTATGCCCTACTGTGCCACAGTCGATATAGCGGCCGATGGTACATGTAACGATTCTATGATAGTCACCGAATCAGGTCTCAAACTTAAATGTCAAATGAAATTCTTGGGACGTCATCGCGTTACCATCAGCACTTGTTCTACCCTGGGTAATTTTCTGCAAATGGATTTTCCCAAAGGTCATTTTACACATGTTTTAATCGATGAATCTGGTCAGTGCTCGGAACCCGAAATAATGATAGCAATCTCTCAGGTCTCGAGAAATCGTGGCCAAGTTATACTTGCTGGCGATCCCTTACAATTGCAGGCAATTGTAACAAATCGTTATGCTGGCGAGAAAGGTCTTGCCACTTCGTTTCTTGAACGTCTACTAGCGCGTTCGCCTTATTTGAAGGACCTTATTCGTTATCCCAATTCATGTGGTTTCGATCCTCGCTTAGTCACAAAACTACTATACAGTTATCGGGCACTGCCCTCCATACTTCATGTGTACAACAATCT
This genomic window contains:
- the armi gene encoding probable RNA helicase armi; translation: MISILRNLWVSREAHKKELAEKLEEEQTKLDLEIDKENINHNAEPISCMKNVIQSSSISSNPIAEQEQSGEKKCFKRTGIITALKSNHGTIDHGIFFDMSVALSVASELKIGCRVEYLAYKHQETDHIKVIKIDQVIDQYWDEETPTEQKIEAKIKELKTEQPTFFNTHQRNILGLIAERKPDSIIVDTDYKTMNIHLDSVEIDFVPKEGDRVYVCCNVQSDEHFVDRNGEILEEVSVHPARLMKSEKCTVKRLNSDWGVLNQDAYFTFDILPTACKLNLGDIVSADLIECERGEYVWRCIRLKVLEQFYDPQVNGNTIRLERRSENRAITVSPDINCVFDSLFQEQEVECICTNNCDRIFRGHIEFVGRKSKTQVRLIDPEPGVSFVLEPNTKRSIRFKVESKELGQSNEQFVIQFETFRIKRSISIVVCETEAEAEAIKQNLAIEVEVDRNANTPVVGGRNQTYRSRHYANQIWSNRGEVVPGVGIAPKRRFVARRIGYFEVPERLRKMYLTCENKQDMLDNIEQMFPSIQQDLSMTNYAARFQTLIYLEEIECFVNFRNYDRERAHFTRDGEYLSLAIDNLCERRPSLVLGDVVRAINPWSDRDLDNRSYDGVIHKVLFNRVLLKFNTGFQQKYNGEDYRLEFYFSRFGFRKQHFAVERVVKHLGEKFLFPSNVNMRDHPQLDVQLDAENNIISQDRSYKWYNESLNNIQKMAVFKILRGEVQNMPYVIFGPPGTGKTITLVEAILQLVKNLPSSRLLVGTPSNSSADLITTRLIKSGDLCAGDFIRLVSQNHIEKELVPEHLMPYCATVDIAADGTCNDSMIVTESGLKLKCQMKFLGRHRVTISTCSTLGNFLQMDFPKGHFTHVLIDESGQCSEPEIMIAISQVSRNRGQVILAGDPLQLQAIVTNRYAGEKGLATSFLERLLARSPYLKDLIRYPNSCGFDPRLVTKLLYSYRALPSILHVYNNLFYDSELMPMISENNSHEADMLNQIRVLLPESDQRSKTHGVFFYGMLSENMQEKDSPSWYNPHEAKNVFLMTLQLYRKNIKPENIGIITPYTKQVKHLRTLFTTADIAMPKIGSVEEFQGQERDIILISTVRSTQKYVPNDIRHSLGFIHCAKRINVAISRARYLLYIFGNPYLLVLDPCWRTLIKYCVDNDAYLGCDLPSEMFDSENATNLKEKIGEIC
- the LOC135955777 gene encoding uncharacterized protein LOC135955777, with the protein product MSAELPSISEEPSSSNPSETQKAEVKHDKTFSRYRSLIVTECGLKVTTTENYLKRLQNLRKELNYINETDWMYDSLDRKNNS